The following are encoded together in the Dickeya lacustris genome:
- a CDS encoding phage tail protein yields MGTKYFTLLTQIGEARLAEAISKGQPLEIAQMGVGDGGGSLQIPNPMQTKLVNERRRASINALSVDPNNTNQIIAEQVIPENEGGFWLREMGLYDIDGNLIAVANCPETYKPELKEGSGRVQTVRMILIVSRTDALTLNFDPTVALATRRYADTLLSDHIVAANPHKQYAPLASPALSGVPTAPTAVAGTNNSQLATTAFVTAAANTVSASVSATTAASLAKKLDIADIAGIPLPWPQASAPAGWLKCNGQAFDKTLYPKLAQVYPSGTLPDLRGEFIRGWDDGRGVDAGRTIGSWQESTKISGYVGNDGFGSLASGVVEQDIAEIHATYTRYVVTTSAAFLGSNLYRVKPRNVAFNYIVRAA; encoded by the coding sequence ATGGGAACCAAATACTTCACGTTGTTGACCCAGATTGGAGAAGCCCGGTTAGCCGAGGCGATATCAAAGGGACAACCGCTGGAAATTGCCCAAATGGGGGTCGGTGATGGCGGCGGCTCGCTGCAAATACCGAACCCGATGCAAACAAAACTGGTGAATGAGCGGCGGCGTGCGTCAATTAATGCACTGAGTGTTGACCCGAATAACACCAACCAGATAATCGCCGAGCAGGTTATTCCAGAAAATGAGGGCGGTTTTTGGCTGCGTGAAATGGGGCTGTATGATATCGATGGCAATTTGATAGCCGTTGCCAATTGCCCGGAAACCTATAAGCCGGAGCTCAAAGAAGGCTCAGGGCGGGTGCAGACGGTGCGCATGATCCTCATCGTCAGCCGTACCGATGCGCTCACGCTCAATTTTGACCCGACGGTGGCGCTTGCCACAAGACGCTATGCCGATACCTTGCTGTCCGATCATATTGTCGCTGCCAACCCGCACAAGCAATATGCGCCGCTGGCAAGCCCGGCATTGAGTGGCGTGCCAACAGCGCCCACGGCGGTGGCAGGAACCAATAACAGCCAGCTGGCGACCACGGCTTTTGTGACGGCAGCGGCCAATACTGTCTCTGCCAGCGTATCGGCGACGACGGCCGCAAGCCTTGCCAAAAAACTGGATATCGCAGATATCGCGGGTATCCCGTTGCCGTGGCCGCAGGCTAGCGCGCCCGCAGGCTGGCTGAAATGTAACGGCCAGGCGTTTGACAAAACGCTCTATCCCAAACTGGCGCAGGTGTACCCCTCTGGCACCTTGCCGGATTTGCGCGGCGAATTTATTCGCGGCTGGGATGACGGGCGCGGGGTGGATGCAGGCAGAACCATAGGTAGTTGGCAGGAATCAACAAAAATATCGGGATACGTCGGAAATGACGGGTTTGGATCTCTGGCAAGCGGTGTAGTGGAACAAGATATTGCAGAAATTCATGCGACATACACACGATATGTGGTGACGACATCTGCTGCATTTCTTGGTTCTAATTTATATAGAGTTAAGCCCCGCAACGTCGCCTTTAACTACATCGTGAGGGCCGCATAA
- a CDS encoding phage tail protein produces MAVKYMTVLTQVGAAKLASATALGSLMNITYMAVGDGGGSPTMPDPAQTSLVNEKRRAALNALRVDPANPNQIIAEQVIPENEGGFWLREIGLFDADGDLIAVANCPETYKPQLQEGSGRVQTVRMTLLVSNTDVVTLKIDPSVVLATRQYVEDNVIEAKTYADGQIAKHLIAGNPHPQYAPLASPVLTGAPTAPTPLTGTINNQLATTEFVKSNAVWLGRAIDAETNLNTLTGTRAARYWQPMSARALTSLNYPMTLAGSLDVEQNYANGAEGCVQRYTTYGYSNNIARVFTRTYDPGSNVWGPWQEQATVAFVQNALDSFVGIPMPWPQASAPAGWLKCNGQAFDKALYPKLAQIYPSGSLPDLRGEFIRGWDDGRGVDAGRAIMSAQGGMSFDHRHWLPTANGDGGDGAMTAVFIDGNSAMAYYPNGTNEYNPNPVTNTLLQTYTAKASRWDAMFGNETRPRNVAFNYIVRAA; encoded by the coding sequence ATGGCAGTGAAGTACATGACAGTGCTCACGCAGGTGGGTGCGGCAAAACTGGCGAGCGCCACAGCACTCGGCAGCCTGATGAATATCACGTACATGGCAGTAGGGGATGGCGGCGGCAGCCCAACTATGCCCGACCCGGCGCAGACGTCGTTGGTGAATGAAAAACGCCGTGCGGCGCTGAATGCGCTGCGGGTTGACCCGGCAAACCCGAACCAGATTATTGCCGAGCAGGTTATCCCAGAGAATGAAGGCGGTTTCTGGCTGCGGGAAATCGGGCTATTCGATGCGGACGGCGATTTGATTGCGGTCGCCAACTGCCCGGAAACCTACAAGCCGCAGTTGCAAGAAGGCTCGGGCCGGGTACAGACGGTGCGTATGACATTGCTGGTCAGCAATACCGATGTGGTGACGCTGAAAATCGACCCATCCGTGGTACTGGCGACGCGCCAGTACGTCGAGGATAACGTAATAGAGGCGAAGACGTATGCTGATGGGCAGATAGCGAAGCACCTGATTGCGGGCAACCCTCATCCACAGTATGCCCCGCTGGCGAGCCCGGTACTGACGGGAGCACCGACCGCGCCTACCCCATTGACTGGCACCATTAACAACCAACTGGCTACCACGGAATTTGTCAAAAGCAACGCCGTGTGGCTAGGTCGTGCTATTGATGCCGAAACCAATTTGAATACCTTGACGGGAACACGGGCGGCTCGTTACTGGCAGCCGATGTCAGCCCGTGCGCTTACATCGCTCAATTACCCGATGACATTAGCGGGTTCGCTTGATGTTGAACAAAACTACGCCAATGGTGCTGAAGGTTGCGTGCAGCGTTATACGACGTATGGATATTCCAATAATATCGCGCGCGTATTTACACGAACCTATGACCCTGGCTCAAATGTGTGGGGGCCGTGGCAGGAGCAAGCGACGGTAGCCTTTGTTCAGAATGCGCTAGATAGCTTCGTCGGTATCCCTATGCCGTGGCCGCAGGCTAGCGCCCCCGCAGGCTGGCTGAAATGTAACGGCCAGGCGTTTGACAAAGCGCTCTACCCTAAACTGGCGCAAATTTACCCTTCAGGCTCATTGCCGGATTTGCGCGGCGAATTTATTCGCGGCTGGGATGATGGGCGCGGGGTGGATGCCGGGCGTGCAATCATGTCAGCGCAGGGGGGAATGTCGTTTGATCACAGGCACTGGTTGCCCACGGCAAACGGGGACGGCGGGGATGGCGCGATGACAGCGGTCTTTATTGACGGGAATTCAGCAATGGCGTATTACCCGAATGGAACCAACGAATATAACCCGAACCCGGTCACGAACACATTGTTGCAAACATATACCGCAAAAGCCTCACGTTGGGATGCAATGTTTGGTAATGAAACCAGACCCCGCAACGTCGCCTTTAACTACATCGTAAGGGCTGCCTGA
- a CDS encoding phage tail protein, whose translation MSIKYTALLTQVGVNKLASAIAQGRQLAITQMGVGDGGGALPVPSLTQAALVNEKRRAPLNALSIDPTNPGQIIAEQVIPENAGGFWLREIGLYDVDGDLIAVANCPETYKPQLQEGSGRVQTVRVTLAVSQTSAVSLSIDATVVFATRSYVDNALANHEKSRKHPNATLTAAGLAQLSNAIDSDSETLAATPKAVKAANDNANGRVPSLRQINGKALSADVILNAADVGAISINEMAGIPLPWPQASAPAGWLKCNGQAFDKALYPKLAQIYPSGSLPDLRGEFIRGWDDGRGVDAGRALMSAQAGTYMSVDNNPNDLGVSGCISSAPIGNICGDMPQPSDKISITTAQYAYLEGSVKVTSTVQNTVVTRPRNVAFNYIVRAA comes from the coding sequence ATGAGCATAAAATACACAGCGCTACTGACGCAGGTCGGGGTGAATAAACTGGCGAGCGCTATCGCACAAGGCAGGCAGCTGGCGATTACCCAGATGGGGGTGGGCGATGGGGGTGGCGCACTGCCTGTGCCGAGCCTGACCCAGGCCGCATTGGTTAATGAAAAACGGCGCGCGCCGCTCAATGCACTGAGTATTGACCCAACCAACCCCGGGCAGATTATTGCCGAGCAGGTTATCCCGGAAAATGCTGGGGGGTTTTGGCTGCGGGAAATTGGCTTATACGATGTGGATGGGGATTTGATAGCAGTCGCCAACTGCCCGGAAACGTATAAGCCACAGCTACAAGAAGGCTCTGGCCGGGTACAGACGGTACGAGTCACGCTGGCGGTCAGTCAAACAAGTGCCGTGTCGCTGTCAATTGATGCGACCGTGGTATTTGCTACCCGTAGCTATGTCGATAATGCGCTGGCAAATCATGAAAAGAGTCGCAAACACCCGAATGCCACGCTGACAGCGGCGGGTTTGGCGCAATTGAGTAACGCCATTGATAGTGATAGCGAAACGCTGGCCGCCACCCCGAAAGCGGTAAAAGCGGCGAATGACAATGCTAATGGGCGCGTTCCTTCGCTGCGCCAGATCAATGGCAAAGCCTTGTCTGCCGATGTCATCTTAAATGCAGCGGATGTCGGCGCGATATCTATCAATGAGATGGCGGGCATCCCGTTGCCGTGGCCGCAGGCTAGCGCCCCCGCAGGCTGGCTGAAATGTAACGGCCAGGCATTTGACAAAGCGCTCTACCCTAAACTGGCGCAAATTTACCCTTCAGGCTCATTGCCGGATTTGCGCGGCGAATTTATTCGCGGCTGGGATGATGGGCGCGGGGTGGATGCCGGGCGGGCATTAATGTCTGCACAAGCGGGCACATACATGTCGGTAGACAATAACCCAAATGATTTGGGGGTGTCTGGATGTATCAGTTCTGCGCCTATTGGAAACATATGCGGTGATATGCCTCAGCCTTCAGATAAAATCTCCATTACCACCGCCCAATATGCGTATTTAGAAGGGTCAGTTAAGGTGACATCCACAGTACAGAATACTGTAGTCACCAGACCGCGCAACGTCGCCTTTAACTACATTGTAAGGGCTGCCTGA
- the cpxP gene encoding cell-envelope stress modulator CpxP encodes MRGTIITLSCASLLMLVTGTVMATENGFTGHATESGATESPSNMSERCYRDDSAMKRGASQQTMFDGVKLTEHQRQQMRDLMRQVRYEQPVYDANDVDTMHQLVTAENFDAPAVKALVTKMVQAQIARKVEMARISNQMYNMLTSEQKEILHQKHEQIMQSVRQQTPLQGEVIRHAE; translated from the coding sequence ATGCGGGGCACCATCATCACATTATCCTGTGCTTCGTTGCTGATGTTGGTCACGGGTACTGTCATGGCAACAGAAAATGGTTTTACCGGTCATGCAACGGAAAGTGGCGCGACCGAAAGCCCTTCAAACATGTCGGAGCGCTGTTATCGGGATGACTCTGCCATGAAACGCGGGGCGAGTCAGCAGACTATGTTTGACGGTGTGAAATTAACCGAACATCAGCGTCAGCAAATGCGTGATTTGATGCGGCAAGTGCGTTACGAGCAGCCGGTTTACGACGCGAATGATGTCGATACGATGCACCAGCTTGTGACGGCCGAAAATTTTGATGCCCCAGCGGTTAAGGCGCTGGTGACGAAAATGGTACAGGCGCAGATTGCGCGTAAAGTAGAAATGGCGCGCATCAGCAACCAGATGTACAACATGCTGACGTCAGAGCAAAAAGAGATTTTGCATCAAAAACATGAACAGATAATGCAGTCGGTTCGCCAGCAAACTCCCCTCCAGGGAGAGGTTATCCGACATGCCGAGTGA
- the cpxR gene encoding envelope stress response regulator transcription factor CpxR — MNKILLVDDDRELTSLLRELLEMEGFNVVVAHDGEQALNVLDDSVDLLLLDVMMPKKNGIDTLKEVRQRYQTPVIMLTARGSELDRVLGLELGADDYLPKPFNDRELVARIRAILRRSNWTDQQQSGEASAPIIEVDALRLNPGRQEASFDDVVLDLTGTEFTLLYLLAQRLGQVVSRDHLSQEVLGKRLTPFDRAIDMHISNLRRKLPERQDGLPWFKTLRGRGYLMVSTA, encoded by the coding sequence ATGAACAAAATCCTGTTGGTTGATGACGATCGCGAGCTCACATCCCTGTTGCGGGAATTGCTCGAGATGGAAGGCTTTAATGTCGTTGTCGCCCATGATGGCGAACAGGCGTTAAATGTGCTGGATGACTCGGTTGATTTGTTATTGCTGGATGTCATGATGCCGAAGAAAAATGGCATCGATACGCTAAAAGAAGTGCGCCAGCGTTACCAGACGCCGGTGATTATGCTTACCGCTCGCGGCAGCGAACTGGATCGCGTACTCGGTCTGGAACTGGGTGCGGATGATTATCTGCCAAAACCCTTTAACGACCGGGAACTGGTCGCCCGTATCCGCGCCATCCTGCGCCGTTCAAACTGGACCGATCAACAGCAGTCTGGCGAAGCCAGCGCGCCGATTATCGAGGTCGATGCGCTCAGGCTGAACCCCGGTCGGCAAGAGGCCAGTTTTGATGATGTGGTACTCGATTTAACCGGCACCGAGTTCACTCTGCTGTATTTGCTGGCACAGCGTTTAGGGCAAGTGGTTTCCCGCGATCACCTGAGCCAGGAAGTGCTGGGTAAACGTTTAACGCCATTTGACCGTGCCATTGACATGCACATCTCCAACCTGCGGCGCAAATTGCCGGAGCGTCAAGACGGCCTGCCGTGGTTCAAAACCTTGCGCGGCAGAGGCTATCTGATGGTGTCTACCGCATGA
- the cpxA gene encoding envelope stress sensor histidine kinase CpxA: protein MINSLTARIFAIFWLTLALVLMLVLMLPKLDSRQLTPLLESEQRQGLMLEQHIEAELASDPANDLMWWRRLFRIIEKWAPPGQRLLLVTSEGRVIGAQRNEMQMVRNFIGQSDSADFPQKKKYGRLELLGPFAVRDGEDSYLMYMLRPASNSQSDFINLLFDRPLLLLIVTMLTSSPLLLWLAWSLAKPARKLKIAADEVSRGNLQQHPELESGPQEFRATGASFNQMVSALERMVTAQQRLLSDISHELRTPLTRLQLATALLRRRQGEGNELNRIETETLRLDGMINDLLELSRNQHKHDLSREELQADSLWNDVLDDARFEAEQMGKTLEVLSPPGPWPLFGNPMALDSALENIVRNALRYSYNHIAVSFAVDSQGVTIVVGDDGPGVSAEDREQIFRPFYRTDEARDRESGGTGLGLAIVETAISQHRGWIKADDSPLGGLQLTVWLPLYQR, encoded by the coding sequence ATGATTAATAGCCTAACCGCCCGGATTTTCGCTATTTTCTGGCTGACATTAGCCCTGGTACTGATGCTGGTACTGATGTTGCCGAAGCTCGACTCACGGCAACTGACGCCGTTGCTGGAAAGCGAACAGCGGCAAGGGTTAATGCTTGAGCAGCATATCGAAGCCGAATTAGCGAGCGATCCGGCGAACGACCTGATGTGGTGGCGGCGGCTATTTCGCATTATCGAGAAATGGGCCCCGCCCGGCCAGCGCCTGCTGTTGGTGACGAGTGAAGGGCGTGTTATCGGTGCACAACGCAACGAAATGCAGATGGTGCGCAACTTCATCGGTCAGTCCGACAGCGCGGATTTCCCTCAAAAGAAAAAGTATGGCCGTCTGGAACTGCTGGGGCCATTTGCGGTGCGCGATGGTGAAGACAGCTACCTGATGTATATGCTGCGCCCCGCCAGCAACTCACAATCTGACTTCATCAACCTGTTATTTGACCGGCCCTTGCTGCTGCTAATTGTCACCATGCTCACCAGTTCCCCCCTGCTGTTGTGGCTGGCGTGGAGTCTGGCAAAGCCTGCACGCAAGCTCAAAATTGCTGCCGATGAGGTCTCTCGCGGTAACTTGCAACAACACCCGGAACTGGAATCCGGCCCGCAGGAATTTCGGGCCACCGGTGCCAGCTTTAACCAGATGGTCAGCGCGCTTGAGCGCATGGTGACGGCGCAACAACGCCTGCTATCCGATATCTCCCATGAACTACGCACCCCGTTAACCCGGTTGCAATTGGCTACGGCGCTGCTGCGCCGCCGTCAGGGAGAAGGTAACGAGCTCAATCGCATCGAAACTGAAACATTGCGTCTTGATGGCATGATTAACGATTTGCTTGAGCTGTCGCGTAACCAGCATAAGCACGATTTATCGCGCGAAGAGTTACAAGCGGATTCGCTCTGGAACGATGTGCTGGATGATGCCCGCTTTGAAGCCGAACAGATGGGTAAAACGCTGGAGGTGCTTTCGCCGCCCGGCCCATGGCCGCTGTTTGGCAACCCCATGGCACTTGACAGCGCGCTGGAAAATATTGTGCGTAACGCGCTGCGTTACTCATACAACCACATTGCCGTTTCGTTCGCCGTTGATAGTCAAGGCGTGACCATTGTGGTGGGGGATGATGGGCCGGGCGTCAGTGCCGAAGACCGCGAGCAAATATTCCGCCCCTTCTACCGCACCGATGAGGCGCGCGACCGTGAATCCGGCGGCACAGGTCTTGGACTGGCGATTGTTGAAACCGCGATTTCCCAGCATCGCGGCTGGATCAAAGCGGATGATAGCCCGCTTGGTGGTTTGCAACTTACCGTATGGCTACCGCTGTACCAGCGCTAA
- a CDS encoding DUF3142 domain-containing protein — protein sequence MGKAAQILLVAGALTSRCAQTSRCAQIMCAPIRRNAALLIGLLCLSLSAKSANVSANVEAGRYQAFWLWAAVQPQPVLNQATTLYLHQGEVTRRHGKALFLRQGIPVSTLAVKHLWLTFRIADLHLSETEQRRMLRLWQRWVAAGNHVDGIQLDFDAKSRNLAQYATFLHTLRQQLPPDCRLSVTGLLDWAKTGDIRELNRLNGVIDELVVQTYQGRRTVENYADYLPALLKLNVPFRLGLVQHGKWDEQWQRRLAGSPFYRGEVVFLLNPPSARRAPMLVSHYR from the coding sequence ATGGGCAAGGCAGCTCAAATACTACTGGTAGCCGGTGCCCTGACATCACGCTGCGCTCAGACGTCCCGCTGTGCTCAGATAATGTGCGCCCCCATCAGGCGCAATGCGGCGCTGTTAATCGGCCTATTGTGCTTAAGCCTGTCGGCTAAAAGCGCCAATGTAAGCGCCAATGTGGAGGCGGGGCGCTATCAGGCTTTTTGGCTGTGGGCCGCCGTGCAGCCCCAGCCGGTGCTGAACCAGGCAACAACGCTCTATCTGCATCAGGGCGAAGTGACCCGACGCCACGGCAAAGCGCTCTTTTTACGTCAGGGCATTCCGGTCAGTACCCTGGCTGTCAAACACCTCTGGTTAACGTTTCGCATTGCCGACCTGCACCTGAGCGAGACAGAACAACGGCGCATGCTGCGGCTCTGGCAGCGCTGGGTGGCGGCGGGCAATCACGTTGACGGCATCCAGCTCGATTTTGACGCCAAAAGCCGTAATCTGGCGCAATACGCCACATTTTTACACACCCTACGCCAGCAACTGCCTCCCGACTGCCGCCTGAGTGTCACCGGCCTGCTCGATTGGGCAAAAACCGGCGACATTCGCGAGCTTAACCGCCTGAACGGTGTTATCGATGAGTTAGTGGTGCAAACCTATCAGGGCCGCCGTACGGTGGAAAACTACGCCGACTACCTGCCTGCGCTCCTCAAACTGAACGTGCCTTTTCGCCTTGGCCTGGTACAACACGGTAAGTGGGACGAGCAGTGGCAGCGGCGGCTGGCGGGCTCACCGTTTTACCGGGGCGAGGTGGTATTTTTGCTCAACCCGCCCTCCGCGCGCCGCGCGCCCATGCTTGTCTCTCACTATCGATGA
- a CDS encoding TetR/AcrR family transcriptional regulator, with product MVNDQKPRLQPVSRAKSEQTKARILEAASEIIREEGLHACTQRAIAAELNMSPGTITWHFRMLDDLHDAVIRKAVANFEAQTLRWFSECPPHRPEVQLTRFLCWTMQQQARLLREYELFVAAVARPRLRASAMAWVKTHSAIVQERFQMNAKQADAVVAYTDAWLLRSLLSEGTEQPDERMTERIFLSIIQTP from the coding sequence ATGGTTAATGACCAAAAACCCAGGCTTCAGCCAGTTTCACGCGCAAAAAGCGAACAGACCAAAGCGCGCATTCTGGAAGCCGCATCAGAAATCATCAGGGAAGAAGGGCTGCACGCGTGTACTCAACGAGCGATCGCCGCTGAACTGAATATGTCACCCGGCACGATTACCTGGCACTTCAGAATGCTTGACGATCTGCACGATGCCGTTATCAGAAAAGCGGTTGCGAATTTTGAAGCACAAACGCTGCGCTGGTTCAGCGAATGCCCACCGCACAGGCCAGAAGTCCAGTTAACGCGCTTTCTTTGCTGGACGATGCAGCAGCAGGCGCGGCTCCTGCGCGAGTATGAGCTTTTTGTTGCCGCCGTTGCGCGGCCCCGGCTCAGAGCGAGCGCGATGGCGTGGGTCAAAACGCACAGTGCGATTGTGCAAGAACGCTTTCAGATGAATGCGAAACAGGCGGATGCCGTCGTGGCTTACACCGACGCATGGTTACTGCGCAGTCTGCTGAGTGAAGGCACCGAGCAGCCCGATGAACGCATGACCGAGCGTATTTTCCTTTCAATCATTCAGACACCGTAA
- a CDS encoding ABC transporter substrate-binding protein has protein sequence MQEKLKYLNISALSLLLIAGMSHAAVSPETRSLDELYQRALKEGHEVTVYAGGDTAGQQDGIKKAFEKRFPGLTLNVIVDYSKFHDARIDNQLASGTLVPDVVQLQTLQDYPRWKKEGVLLNYKPKGWDNIYPGFRDQDGAWTGVFVDAFSNVVNTQALPENAWPREAKDYLNPSLKGKIVVTWPNDDDAVLFWFKQVVDQYGWEYVQKFVEQNPQLVRGTQAPADDVESGKAVATFSTDGSLVPDEKAHSRFVLPQHDPFVSWAQRAAIMKGAKHPDAARLYLNWLTDKETQQNIWYMWSVRTDVTPPKGYKPIWEYKNTHPDAFAAFMQDREAVERFRSQITLYFGEVTGEPSPGWLGLHPREALAH, from the coding sequence ATGCAAGAAAAATTGAAATACCTGAACATCAGCGCCCTGTCGCTTCTGCTGATCGCTGGCATGTCACATGCCGCCGTGTCGCCTGAAACTCGCTCCCTTGACGAGCTTTACCAGCGCGCATTGAAAGAAGGCCACGAAGTCACGGTCTATGCCGGTGGTGACACAGCCGGTCAGCAGGATGGCATCAAAAAGGCGTTTGAAAAACGCTTTCCCGGTCTGACACTTAACGTCATTGTCGATTACAGCAAGTTTCACGATGCACGTATTGATAACCAACTGGCGAGCGGCACGCTGGTGCCTGATGTTGTCCAGTTACAAACGCTACAGGATTACCCGCGCTGGAAAAAAGAAGGCGTTCTGCTGAACTATAAACCCAAAGGATGGGACAACATTTATCCCGGGTTCAGGGATCAAGACGGTGCATGGACGGGTGTCTTTGTAGACGCGTTTTCGAACGTGGTGAACACTCAAGCGCTGCCTGAAAACGCCTGGCCGAGAGAAGCCAAAGACTATTTAAATCCATCACTGAAAGGAAAAATTGTCGTTACCTGGCCAAACGACGACGATGCGGTGCTTTTCTGGTTTAAACAGGTCGTAGACCAATATGGCTGGGAATACGTTCAGAAGTTTGTCGAGCAGAACCCGCAGTTAGTCAGAGGCACGCAGGCCCCTGCCGATGATGTCGAGAGCGGCAAGGCTGTCGCCACGTTCTCAACCGATGGCAGCCTGGTGCCGGATGAAAAAGCCCATTCGCGTTTCGTACTCCCGCAGCATGACCCCTTTGTCTCCTGGGCGCAGCGGGCCGCCATCATGAAAGGGGCCAAACACCCTGACGCCGCCAGACTCTATCTCAACTGGCTCACGGACAAAGAGACGCAGCAAAACATCTGGTACATGTGGTCTGTCAGAACAGACGTGACGCCGCCCAAAGGCTATAAGCCTATCTGGGAGTACAAAAACACCCATCCTGATGCCTTTGCCGCCTTCATGCAGGACAGAGAAGCCGTGGAACGTTTCCGCTCACAGATAACGCTGTATTTTGGCGAAGTAACGGGCGAGCCCTCGCCGGGATGGTTAGGCTTACACCCACGCGAAGCGTTAGCGCATTAA